A genomic window from Silene latifolia isolate original U9 population chromosome 11, ASM4854445v1, whole genome shotgun sequence includes:
- the LOC141614181 gene encoding protein AGENET DOMAIN (AGD)-CONTAINING P1-like, with protein MAPLYNVGDRVKVMFPEAGFVGSFFLPTVLLLLDNGHVYVQFHHLLTSSGFFFLRDVIEVVNIRPMPPFIETVEYAVHDLVEVFVNDGWWLGRVIDIYVVDGYYEIHFAGYDEVSFNVFYDMRPHLVWEDNSFIGMENLECAVLPDISNNAAIPEEATASTISPSDRILDISAP; from the exons atGGCTCCCTTGTACAACGTTGGTGATAGAGTCAAGGTGATGTTTCCGGAGGCGGGTTTTGTTGGATCTTTTTTCCTCCCGACCGTTCTTCTACTGTTGGATAATGGGCATGTTTATGTGCAGTTTCACCACCTCTTGACTTCTAGTGGGTTTTTCTTTTTAAGAGATGTCATTGAGGTTGTGAACATACGTCCTATGCCTCCTTTTATTGAGACGGTTGAGTATGCGGTTCATGATCTTGTGGAGGTGTTTGTGAACGACGGTTGGTGGCTTGGTCGGGTTATTGATATTTACGTTGTTGATGGGTATTATGAGATACATTTTGCAGGGTATGATGAAGTGTCCTTTAATGTATTTTATGATATGCGCCCTCATCTTGTGTGGGAGGATAATAG TTTTATTGGTATGGAGAACCTAGAATGTGCCGTCTTGCCGGATATCAGCAATAATGCAGCAATTCCAGAGGAGGCTACAGCTAGTACTATAAGCCCTTCAGATCGTATTCTCGATATCAGTGCTCCCTAA
- the LOC141614182 gene encoding uncharacterized protein LOC141614182, translating into MVTGKCSKYYPIDFYPNTSVSEDGYPIYRRRKDSRTAEKNNHVIDNRPGMALANQQEVRGNGNENDVNMNDRPVDEIETFLMCRYVSASEACWGMFTFEIQYKQPPIQRLTYHLEEEQQVFFEDSEAADGVLDRVGDARTTLTEWMATNEKHEDACLLTYAEFPTKWVWDNEAKYGQDERRVLKLEGSTLLTLILGAKCFADIRTVNKVVHPTYKSACNALGLLDGDDEWHVALNETATWATAQQLREMFVTLLLFCEVTDPEQLWLAHWKDLSDDILPRQQRRLGYRDLILTNEQIQNYALLELEIILNRSGRSLKQYTDFPTPDRTLLLNSGNRLIIEEQSYDVDKLAAESLKLQNGLNADQRIVYESILKAVHQKTGGLFFVYGSGGTGKTYL; encoded by the exons ATGGTTACTGGTAAGTGCTCAAAGTACTATCCGATAGATTTCTACCCTAACACATCTGTAAGCGAGGATGGCTATCCCATATATCGTCGAAGAAAAGATAGCAGAACAGCCGAAAAGAATAACCATGTTATTGATAACAG GCCCGGTATGGCACTTGCCAACCAACAGGAAGTACGTGGTAATGGTAATGAGAATGATGTAAACATGAATGATCGACCAGTTGATGAGATTGAAACATTTCTTATGTGTAGATATGTGTCAGCTTCGGAAGCTTGTTGGGGGATGTTTACATTTGAGATACAGTATAAGCAGCCGCCTATACAACGTTTGACCTATCACTTAGAAGAAGAACAACAAGTATTCTTTGAAGATTCAGAAGCAGCAGATGGCGTCCTAGATAGAGTGGGAGATGCAAGAACAACCCTTACCGAATGGATGGCTACAAACGAAAAACACGAAGACGCTTGCTTATTAACATATGCTGAATTCCCAACTAAATGGGTATGGGACAATGAAGCAAAATATGGACAAGACGAAAGAAGGGTTTTAAAATTAGAAGGATCTACTTTGCTAACCCTAATTCTG GGAGCTAAATGCTTTGCAGATATTCGTACAGTTAATAAAGTTGTTCACCCAACATATAAGTCAGCTTGCAATGCTTTAGGACTATTAGATGGGGATGATGAATGGCATGTCGCCTTGAACGAGACAGCAACTTGGGCTACTGCTCAACAACTACGAGAAATGTTTGTAACGTTGCTATTATTTTGTGAGGTGACGGACCCAGAACAATTATGGCTCGCACATTGGAAAGATTTGTCAGACGACATTCTACCTCGCCAACAACGCCGCCTTGGGTACAGAGATCTtatattgactaatgaacaaattcaAAATTATGCACTTTTGGAACTAGAAATCATTCTTAACCGGAGTGGTCGCAGCTTAAAACAATATACAGATTTCCCAACTCCGGATAGAACATTGCTACTGAACAGTGGGAATAGGCTCATAATAGAGGAACAAAGTTATGATGTAGATAAATTGGCAGCTGAATCTCTCAAACTCCAAAATGGTTTGAATGCTGATCAACGGATAGTCTACGAAAGCATACTTAAAGCTGTTCACCAAAAAACCGGAGGTCTGTTCTTTGTCTATGGAAGCGGAGGTACTGGAAAGACATATCTTTAG
- the LOC141614183 gene encoding uncharacterized protein LOC141614183 — protein sequence MGGKVDNAINKGGAPYCFRLEGENHHKIGSLLPPQGKQPRFMQLYFHDTEQEHPNRVNSLNGEGKNSLQPDIVESLSQMVYDHNEIAKVCKMARERMENLNLEPVQLRLGAARSKDGRQYNLPTADEFAALIIGTGDTEKGTRYFVIHDRARGLKRISELHPKFIAMQYPLMLPYGEDGFRLDIEHSDAEITSRKKRKTVTMREYYVYRFQERRKNGKLIDGNCVLCGRLRQQFMADSFTCVKETRLDYVRHNQK from the coding sequence ATGGGCGGCAAAGTTGACAATGCCATTAACAAAGGTGGTGCGCCGTATTGTTTTAGGCTCGAAGGTGAAAACCATCATAAAATCGGGTCACTCCTACCACCCCAAGGAAAACAACCTCGGTTCATGCAACTATATTTTCATGACACTGAACAAGAGCACCCAAACAGGGTCAATTCGTTAAATGGAGAAGGGAAAAACAGCCTACAACCGGATATCGTTGAAAGCCTATCCCAGATGGTATATGACCACAACGAGATTGCGAAAGTTTGCAAAATGGCCAGAGAACGTATGGAAAACTTGAACCTAGAGCCTGTTCAACTAAGACTTGGAGCAGCCCGCAGCAAAGACGGTAGACAATACAACCTCCCAACAGCCGACGAATTTGCTGCACTAATTATTGGCACCGGTGACACTGAAAAAGGTACCCGATATTTTGTTATTCATGACCGTGCAAGAGGGCTTAAACGGATTTCTGAACTACACCCAAAATTTATAGCAATGCAATACCCATTAATGTTGCCATATGGTGAGGATGGGTTTAGATTAGACATAGAGCATTCAGATGCAGAGATTACAAgcagaaagaaaagaaaaactgTAACAATGAGGGAATACTACGTTTATAGGTTCCAAGAACGGAGAAAGAACGGCAAGCTAATTGACGGGAATTGTGTTCTGTGTGGGAGGTTAAGGCAACAATTCATGGCAGACTCATTTACTTGTGTTAAGGAGACTAGATTGGACTATGTTCGCCATAATcaaaaataa